The following are encoded in a window of Trichomycterus rosablanca isolate fTriRos1 chromosome 13, fTriRos1.hap1, whole genome shotgun sequence genomic DNA:
- the LOC134325136 gene encoding E3 ubiquitin-protein ligase TRIM39-like — protein sequence MAESSSQLKRRRTESMDDPPEFTRDSSNILSENQFQCSICLNVFTDPVTTSCGHNFCRSCLTQHWDKGPQCHCPLCKEKFTKRPELKINTTLREVADHFKKKSEDDKPEVLCDACTGEKQKALKSCLDCGVTFCESHLELHINVLIYKKHKLINPVKNLEDYRCQKHEKPLERFCRDDQTCVCQWCIEADHKNHNIIPIEEEINNKKTQLGQTQTEVQQMIQDRLKKIKEINHSVELSKKNTEKEKSDSIKTFTDLIHSIEKSQTEMLKMMEEKQKVVENQAERFIQDLQQEITELQRRETELEKLLNTEEHLNLLQDYPTICSPPTTKNWTDISINTDPDVETLRTSLSQLQKTLDEMLRETELKRIQQYAVDVTLDPDTANPYLVLSDDGKQVSYANTMQNLPNTPKRFSRCCIILGKQSFSSGRFYYEVQVSGKTKWNLGVARESVNRKDEITLKPQDGFWIVILRNGNEYSACADPSVLLSLKEKLQKVGVFVDYEEGLVSFYDVENRVHIYSYTGQMFTEKLYPYFCPSNNDGGKNSAPLIITPVIKTE from the exons ATGGCAGAATCATCATCACAACTAAAAAGACGCCGCACAGAAAGCATGGATGATCCACCTGAGT TCACACGTGATTCCAGCAACATCCTGTCTGAAAATCAGTTCCAGTGTTCCATCTGTCTGAATGTGTTTACTGATCCAGTCACCACCTCATGTGGACACAACTTCTGCAGGAGCTGCCTTACACAACACTGGGATAAAGGTCCACAATGTCACTGTCCATTATGTAAAGAGAAATTCACCAAGAGACCTGAACTCAAGATCAATACAACACTGAGGGAGGTTGCTGATCACTTCAAGAAGAAGAGTGAAGATGATAAACCTGAGGTTCTGTGTGATGCCTGCACTGGAGAGAAGCAGAAAGCTCTGAAATCATGTCTGGATTGTGGTGTGACTTTCTGTGAGTCTCATTTAGAGCTTCACATTAACGTCCTAATATATAAGAAACACAAACTCATAAATCCTGTGAAGAACCTGGAGGACTACAGATGTCAGAAACATGAGAAACCTTTAGAACGTTTCTGTAGAGATGATCAGACCTGTGTCTGTCAGTGGTGTATCGAGGCAGATCACAAGAACCACAACATCATTCCTATAGAGGAGGAGATTAATAATAAGAAG ACTCAGCTGGGTCAGACACAGACGGAGGTGCAGCAGATGATCCAGGATCGACTGAAGAAGATTAAAGAGATCAACCACTCAGTAGAGCTCAGCAAA aaaaacacagagaaagaaaaatctGACAGCATTAAAACCTTCACTGATCTGATTCACTCCATTGAGAAGAGTCAGACTGAGATGCTGAAGATGATGGAAGAGAAGCAGAAAGTCGTAGAGAATCAGGCTGAACGATTCATTCAAGATCTGCAGCAGGAAATCACTGAACTACAGAGGAGAGAAACTGAACTGGAGAAGCTTCTGAACACTGAGGAACATCTCAACCTCCTACag GATTATCCAACAATCTGCAGCCCTCCAACCACCAAGAACTGGACCGATATTAGTATCAACACTGATCCAGATGTGGAGACTCTGAGAACATCTCTCTCTCAGCTTCAGAAAACTCTGGATGAGATGTTGAGAGAAACAG AACTGAAGAGGATTCAGCAGTATGCAG TGGACGTGACTCTGGATCCTGATACAGCAAATCCTTATCTCGTTCTGTCTGATGATGGAAAACAAGTGTCATATGCAAACACGATGCAGAACCTCCCAAACACCCCAAAAAGATTTTCCAGATGCTGCATCATCCTAGGAAAGCAGAGTTTCTCCTCAGGTAGATTTTACTATGAGGTGCAGGTCAGTGGGAAGACCAAGTGGAATTTAGGAGTCGCCAGAGAGTCTGTAAACAGGAAAGATGAGATTACACTAAAACCTCAAGATGGATTCTGGATTGTAATTCTGAGGAATGGGAATGAATATAGTGCTTGTGCTGATCCCTCTGTCCTCCTCTCTCTGAAAGAGAAACTTCAGAAGGTCGGAGTGTTTGTGGATTATGAGGAGGGTCTGGTCTCGTTTTATGATGTGGAGAACAGGGTTCATATCTACTCTTATACTGGTCAGATGTTCACTGAGAAACTCTATCCATATTTCTGTCCTAGTAATAATGATGGAGGTAAAAACTCAGCACCACTCATCATCACTCCTGTAATAAAGAcagaataa
- the LOC134325087 gene encoding E3 ubiquitin-protein ligase TRIM39-like produces the protein MAESSSRLKRRRTESMDDPFEFTRDSSSILSENQLLCLICLNVFTDPVTTSCGHNFCRSCLTQHWDKSPQCHCPLCKEKFTKRPELKINTTLREVADHFKKKGEVDKPEVLCDACTGEKQKALRSCLDCGVTFCESHLELHINVPIYKKHKLINPVKNLEDYRCQKHEKPLERFCRDDQICVCQWCIEADHKNHNIIPIEEEINHKKTQLGQTQTEVQQMIQDRLKKIKEINHSVELSKENTEKEKSDSIKTFTDLIHSIEKSQTEMLKMMEEKQKVAENQAERFIKDLEQEITELKRRETELEKLLNTEEHLNLLQVYPTICRPPTTKNWTDISINTDPDVETLRTSLAQLQNTLDEKLRETELKRIQQYAVDVTLDPDTANPYLVLSDDGKQVTYGNTKQNLPDTPKRFTNYCLIIGKQSFSSGRFYYEVQVSGKTQWSLGVARESVNRKRKITLRPHDGFWSVVLRNRDEYKAYAGPSVLLTLKKKPQKVGVFVDYEEGLVSFYDVENRVHIYSYTGQTFTKKLYPYFCPCINDGGKNSAPLIITPVINTE, from the exons ATGGCAGAATCATCATCACGACTAAAAAGACGCCGCACAGAAAGCATGGATGATCCATTTGAGT TCACACGTGATTCCAGCAGCATCCTGTCTGAAAAtcagctgctgtgtctcatctgTCTGAATGTGTTTACTGATCCAGTCACCACCTCATGTGGACACAACTTCTGCAGGAGCTGTCTTACACAACACTGGGATAAGAGTCCACAATGTCACTGTCCATTATGTAAAGAGAAATTCACCAAGAGACCTGAACTCAAGATCAATACAACACTGAGGGAGGTTGCTGATCACTTCAAGAAGAAGGGTGAAGTTGATAAACCTGAGGTTCTGTGTGATGCCTGCACTGGAGAGAAGCAGAAAGCTCTGAGATCATGTCTGGATTGTGGTGTGACTTTCTGTGAGTCTCATTTAGAGCTTCACATTAACGTCCCAATATATAAGAAACACAAACTCATAAATCCTGTGAAGAACCTGGAGGACTACAGATGTCAGAAACATGAGAAACCTTTAGAACGTTTCTGTAGAGATGATCAGATCTGTGTCTGTCAGTGGTGTATCGAGGCAGATCACAAGAACCACAACATCATTCCTATAGAGGAGGAGATTAATCATAAGAAG ACTCAGTTGGGTCAGACACAGACGGAGGTGCAGCAGATGATCCAGGATCGACTGAAAAAGATTAAAGAGATCAACCACTCAGTAGAGCTCAGCAAA GaaaacacagagaaagaaaaatctGACAGCATTAAAACCTTCACTGATCTGATTCACTCCATTGAGAAGAGTCAGACTGAGATGCTGAAGATGATGGAAGAGAAGCAGAAAGTCGCAGAGAATCAGGCTGAACGATTCATTAAAGATCTGGAGCAGGAAATTACTGAACTAAAGAGGAGAGAAACTGAACTGGAGAAGCTTCTGAACACTGAGGAACATCTCAACCTCCTACag GTTTATCCAACAATCTGCCGCCCTCCAACCACCAAGAACTGGACCGATATTAGTATCAACACTGATCCAGATGTGGAGACTCTGAGAACATCTCTCGCTCAGCTTCAGAACACCCTGGATGAGAAGTTGAGAGAAACCG AACTGAAGAGGATTCAGCAGTATGCAG tGGACGTGACTCTGGATCCTGATACAGCAAATCCTTATCTCGTTCTGTCTGATGATGGAAAACAAGTCACATATGGAAACACAAAGCAGAATCTCCCCGACACCCCAAAAAGATTCACCAATTACTGCCTTATAATAGGAAAGCAGAGTTTCTCCTCAGGTAGATTTTACTATGAGGTGCAGGTCAGTGGAAAGACCCAGTGGAGTTTAGGAGTCGCCAGAGAGTCTGTAAACAGGAAAAGAAAGATTACACTGAGACCTCATGATGGATTCTGGTCTGTGGTTCTGAGGAACAGGGATGAGTATAAAGCTTATGCTGGTCCCTCTGTCCTCCTCACTCTGAAAAAGAAACCTCAGAAGGTCGGAGTGTTTGTGGATTATGAGGAGGGTCTGGTCTCGTTCTATGATGTGGAGAACAGGGTTCATATCTACTCTTATACTGGTCAGACGTTCACTAAGAAACTCTATCCATATTTCTGTCCATGTATTAATGATGGAGGTAAAAACTCAGCACCACTCATCATCACTCCTGTAATAAACAccgaataa